Genomic DNA from Luteitalea sp.:
CACCCGAGGCGTGCTCACGGTACTGCACATTGTGGTGCCGCTCGACGAGCTGGCGCGCCGCGTGGCTTCGCGTCGGATCTGCGCACAGTGCGGAGCCAACGCCGGTCCGCTGACGCCGCAAGAGGCGCCGTGCGCGGTGTGCGGTGGCACCTTGGTGCAGCGGACGGACGATTCGGTGGACGTCGTGCGCAAGCGGCTGCACGTCTTCGAGATCGAGACAGCGCCGCTCGTGAAGTACTACCGGCCGCGGTCGACGTTCTTCGAGATCGACGGCAATCAGTCGCCGGATCACGTGTCGGCAGCCATGCGCACGGCGATCGGTCTGGCCAGTGAAGTGAGCGGCGCGGCGCGAGGGGCCTCGTACCGGCCGAGTGCCGCCGACCATCGGTAGCGGATCGGAGCGAAGTCGTGATCGTCTGTAAGTCGCCAGCCGAAATCGAGAAGTTGCGCCGCGCGAACCAGCTCGTGGTGCGCATCCTGGAGGAGCTGCACTCCCTAGTGGTTCCGGGGGCGACCACGCAGGAGATTGATTGGCGCGCGGAGCAGCTTGCCGCCGACGCTGGGGCGGAGCCGGCGTTCAAGGGGTACCGGGGGTTCCCGTACACGATCTGCGCGTCGGTGAACGAGCAGGTCGTCCACGGGTTTCCGTCCAATCGCTCGCTTGCACAGGGAGACATCCTGTCGATTGACATGGGTGTTCGCCTGGACGGGTACTACGGGGACTGTGCGGTCACCCTGCCGGTTGGGCGCATCTCCGCGGAGACGCAGCACCTGCTGGAGGTGACGCAACAGGCGCTCGACGCTGGGATTGCGCAGGTGCGGGTCGGGCGACGGGTGTCGGACATCGGCCACGCGGTGCAGGCGCACGTCGAGGCGCACGGCTACTCGGTGGTCCGAGAGTTCGTGGGGCACGGCGTGGGTACTCGGTTGCACGAGGAGCCGCAAGTGCCGAACTACGGCCCGCCAGGCCGCGGTCCGCGGCTTGCCGAGGGTATGGTCTTGGCCATCGAGCCGATGGTCAACATGGGGAAGGCGGCGGTGCGCGTGCTGCGCGACGGCTGGACGGCTGTGACGGTCGACGGCAGCCTCTCGGCGCATTTCGAGCACACGATCGCCGTGACGACCACGGGCCCGGACATCCTCACGCTGTTGCCTAGGCCGACAGAGACACGCCAGGCGCCTGGGCGTCGCGCGGTGCTCGACGCCGTGGCTGCCGTCCATCACCGGTTGTGACGTGTCGTAGCGCATCGGCGGACCGGCATGATGGAGGAAGCGGCGGGACTGCCGGGAACGATTGTCGAGCTGTTGCCGCGGCGTCTGTTTCGTGTGGCGCTCGACTCACGCCAGGGCGGCTCGGTGGTGGCGCACATGACCGATTCGGTGCGCCGCAATTTCGTTCGGCTGATCGAGGGTGACCGCGTGCTCGTCAAGCTTTCTCTCTACGACGTCACGAAAGGCCGAATCATTGGGAGAATCACTGAGTAGTGGCCAGTGGTCAGTGACCACTACTCAGTGACAAGGAACGCAGTGCAAGGAATGCAGTGACATGAAAGTCCGAGCATCGGTCAAGCGCATTTGTCCGAAATGCAAAGTGATTCGCCGACGTGGTGTCGTGCGGATCATTTGCGATAACCCGAAGCACAAGCAGCGGCAAGGGTAGGGAGGTGCTTGGTTCTTGGTCCTTGGCGCGGCTTCGGCGCGCCCCAATGCCAAGGCGCACCAAGCACTAAGAACCAAGAACCAAGGACCAGAGACTATGGCTCGCATTGCAGGCATCGATCTTCCGCGGCAGAAGCGTGTGGAAGTCGGTTTGACGTACATTTACGGGATTGGGCGCAAGCGATCCAACGATATCCTCCAAGCGGCCGAGGTAAGCGCCGACACACGCGTGAAGGATCTCACCGAGGAGCACGTCCGCGCGATCAGCCGGGTCATCGAGGAGCTAGCTGGCGTCGAGGGTGATCTCCGGAAGGAGATCTCGATGAACGTGAAGCGCCTCATGGAGATCGGCTGCTATCGCGGTTTGCGACACCGCCGCAGCGTCCCCGTGCGCGGCCAGCGGACGCACACCAACGCGCGCACGCGCAAGGGACCGCGGCGGGGCGCCATCGCCAAGAAGAAGACGGTATAACCCATGGCCAAAGCGGAAGCAACGCATGGAGCGGCTCCCGAAACCGGGAAGAAGCCGAAGAAGAAGAAGACGTTCAAGCGGCGCGGCGAGAAGCGTGTCGTCCACCACGGCGTGGTCCACATCCAGGCGTCGTTCAACAACACGGTCGTGACCATTACGGATGCCGAAGGCAATACGGTCTCCTGGTCGAGCGCCGGCGCCATTGGGTTCAAGGGCTCGCGCAAGGGCACGCCATTTGCGGCCACTCAGGCCGCCATCAACGCGGTCAGCGGCGCGAAGCAGGTCGGGATGCGCAGCGTCGAAGTGCGCATCAAGGGGCCGGGTGCCGGCCGCGAATCGGCAATTCGCGCGCTGCAGTCTGCCGGTCTCGACGTCAGGAGCATTCGCGACGTCACACCGATCCCGCACAACGGCTGCCGTCCCCCGAAGCGGAGGCGCGTGTAGGTCGACCGCGAGGCCGCGCATGACATGGCATTTGTAGGCCCGACCTTTAGGTCGGGCATGACGCGACCGGTAGTAGGGTAGTGACTAGCATACGGTTGGATAGGGACTAGCACACAAGGAAGAACATGGCGCGATACGTTGGTTCGGTCTGTCGTCTCTGCCGCCGCGAGGGCATGAAGCTGTTCCTCAAGGGTGAGCGCTGTTATACGGATAGGTGTGCCATCGAGCGGCGTAATCAGCCGCCCGGCCAGCAGAACCGCCGCGCCCGGCGCAACAAGCTCGCCGGCTATGGGCTCCAACTGCGCGAGAAGCAGAAGGTCAAGCGCATCTACGGCGTGCTCGAGGGCCAGTTCCGCCGCTATTTCGACACCGCTGCGCGCACGCGTGGAATCACCGGTGAGACGTTGCTGCAGCTGCTCGAGCGGAGGCTGGACAACGTCGTCTACCGCCTCGGATTCGCGACCTCGCGTGCCCAAGCGCGCCAGCTCGTGCGCCACGGGCACTTCGTCGTCAACGGGCGAAGGGTCGACGTCCCCTCTTTCTCGGTGAAGGCCGGCGACGTCATCGGGATGCGGTCGAGGAGCCAGAAGAATCTCTTCGTGCTGCATGCGATGGAGGAGGTCAAGGGGCGCGGCATCCCCGAGTGGTTGGCCATCGATGGCCAGAATTTCCAGGGACGGATCCTTGCGCTGCCAACCCGAGAGCAAATCGGCTTGCCGGTGCAGGAACAACTGATCGTCGAGCTGTATTCGAAGTAAGAAGGTAGCGCAGGGCTTCAGCCCTGCAGAGGCGTTGGCAGGCCTAAAGGCCTGCGCTGCGGAACGCAAGAAAGGATCAGCCATGTTGTGGAAAGGGTTTCAGCGTCCGAAGCGGTTGGAGGTGGATCGAGAGACGCTGACCGATCGGTTTGGGCGGTTCTCCGCTCAGCCATTCGAGCGAGGCTGGGGCACCACGATCGGGAACGCGCTGCGGCGCGTGTTGCTATCCTCCGTCGAGGGGGCTGCCATCACGGCAGTCAAGATCGATGGTGTGCAGCACGAGTTCTCACCCATCCCTGGCGTGGTCGAGGATGCCACCGACATCATCTTGAACCTGAAGCAGGTGCCACTGAAGCTGCATGGTGACGAGACCAAGGTGCTCTATGTCCGTGCGGACAAGGCAGGAGCCGTGCTGGCGCGTGACATCCAGGTAGACCAGGACGTGGACGTCCTCGAGCCCGATGCGCACATTGCCACCGTCGCCGACGGCGGCCACCTGCACATGGAAATGCGGCTGAAGAAGGGGCGCGGCTATATCTCCGCGGACCGAAACTTCGATGAAGACCTCGGGATCGGCTGGATTCCAGTCGACTCGGTTCACTCGCCGGTCAAGAAGGTGAACTATCTCGTCGAGGCGGCGCGTGTCGGGCAGGCGACCGACTATGACAGCCTTACGCTCGACGTGTGGACCAACGGGTCGATCACTCCGCCCGACGCGGTGGCACTCGCCGCGCGCCTGCTTCGCGAGCACCTCACGATTTTTGTCGGTATCGAGGAAGACCTCGAGGAGGGGCTCGACACGTCCGGCGACGGAGCGTCCGTCCCGCACAACGACATACTCGACAAGAGCGTCGACGAGCTGGAGCTGTCGGTACGGTCGTACAACTGTCTCAAGAACGCCAACATTCGAACCATCCGTGAGCTCGTGACGAAGACCGAGGCAGAGATGCTCCGGACGAAGAACTTCGGCCGCAAGTCGCTCAACGAGATCAAAGAGATTCTCACGAGCATGGGCCTCGGCCTCGGCATGCGGCTGGACCAACCGGCCGGTCAGCCATCGGAGTGACGAGTGCCACTGGCCACTGACCACTGGCCACTACTCAGCGAAGTACCATGAGACACCGTCTTGCCCACCGTAAGCTCGGGCGCCTTTCCGAACATCGGATGGCGTTGCTCCGTAGCCAGGCTACAGCACTCATCCGGCACGAGCGCATCGAGACGACCCTGCCGAAGGCGAAAGAGCTGCGGCCCTTCGTCGAGCGTCTCATCACGATTGCCAAGCGCAGTCAGAATGGCGAAAAGACGCCGGCGCAGAAGCTGTTCGCCCGCCGGCTCGTGCTGCGCGATCTCTCGGACAGGGGAGTGGTCGCCAAGCTGTTCGATACGGTAGCGCCGCGCTTCGAGGGTCGGCCTGGCGGCTACACACGGATTCTGAAGCTTGGCTTTCGTCGTGGCGACGGCGCCGCGATTGCTCAGCTCGAGCTCATCGGCAGTGAGTACGACGCGCGGCCGACACCGGAGGCGACGTCCGCGCCGAAACGAAAAGTGGGTGGGCGCCTCCGCGCTGCCGCACGCCGCTTGCGGGGCGGCGCGCAAAGCTCGGAGAGCGGCGACCAGCCGGAGCGCTCACCAGAGACCGAGGCAAGCTCGGAAGATGAGAGCACGAGGCGCAAGAGCAAGGCCCGCGCCACGGAGCCCAGCGACACGCCCAAGCGCGCTCGGAAGAAAGAACAATAGAATTCAGGAATCGGGGTTCCTGCCTTTAGACCTCTTCTTCTACGACCTCTCCGCGCTCAGCCTTCGCCGTCGCGATGACTTTCTGCCGAAGGTGAGCGGGCACCTCTTCGTGGTGCGAGAAGGCCATTGAATACGAGCCTCGACCGCCGGTGAACGATGTGAGCGTCTGCTCGTACGTCAACATCTCGGCCATTGGCACTTGAGCACGGATGACCGTCATCGTGCCGCGCGCCTCCATGCCGGAGATCCGGCCTCGCCGGCTGTTGAGGTCTCCCATCAAATCGCCTGCATACTCGTTTGGCGAATAGACTTCGACGTTCATGATCGGCTCGAGCAGCGTCGGCCTGGCGCGCGCCATCGCATCCTTGAACGCCAGGGCGCCTGCGACTTTGAACGAGAGCTCGTTCGAGTCGACCTGGTGAAACTGTCCGTCGACGAGCGTGACACGGAAGTCGACCATCGGGTAGCCCGCGAGGTACCCCTTGACCCGAGCATCCTGAATGCCTTTCTCGACCGCCGGGATGAACTGGCGCGGAATCGCGCCGCCGAAGATGTCGTTCACGAACGCGAAGTCCTCTCCTCTCGCTAGCGGCTCGACGCGGATCTTGCAGTCGCCGAACTGGCCGTGTCCACCGGTTTGCTTCTTGTGACGGCCGTGTGCCTCCGTTGCCGCCGTGATTGTCTCCAGATACGGGATGCGCGGAAGCTTGAGGTTGACGTCCACGCCGAAGCGGCGCTTGAGCTTCGCGACGGTCACCTCGATGTGCATCTGGCCCTGCCCGGAGATGAGCAGCTCCTTTGTCTGCGGATCGCGTCCCGATTGAATGGTTGGATCTTCCTCTTGGAGCCGATGCAGTGCGGAGCTGATCTTTTCTTCGTCGGCTCGACTCTTCGGCTCGACCGCATAGGAGAGTAGAGGTTCCGGCCACTTGAAGGAAGGAAACATCAGATCCGCGGACTTCTCGGCCAGCGTGTCGCCGGTTTGTGTTTCCTTCAGCTTCGCGACGGCGCCCAGATCGCCTGCGCGCAGCTCGGACACCTGCGTGGTTTGCTTCCCCTGTGGCACGAGTAGATGCCCGACGCGCTCCTGCGTGTCGCGTGTGAGATTCTCCAGTGTCGAGTCGGCTCTCAGCGTGCCGGTGACAACGCGGAACAGCGTGATGCGTCCCGCGAACGGATCTGCGACGGTCTTCCAGACAAAGATGCGGCACGGTGAGTCGGCTGCCGCGGAAACCTGCGTCGTCGAGCCGCTCCCCCGCTCGACGGCGGGGAATGGGCGATCAACCGGCGACGGGAGGAGCGACACGAGAGCGTCGAGCAGGGGATGAATGCCGATGTTGAGGAGCGCGGACGTCGTGAACAGTGGGACCAACTTACCGCTGTGGACGCTCGCTCGCAGGCCGCTCACCAGCTCCTCGTCGGTCAGCGCTCCTTCTTCGAAAAAGCGCTCCATCAGGGCATCGTCCGCCTCGGCAACCATCTCGACGAGCGCCTCCCGTGCGTCTTTCGCCGTCGCGGCCAACTCTGGCGGGATCTCTCCCTCCACGAATGTCCCGCTGTCACCGCTCGTCTCGTAGGTCAACGCCTTCATCGTGAGCAGGTTGACGACGCCGCGAAACTGTTTTTCCTCGCCGAGCGGCAGTGTCACCGGAACGATCGTGCGGCCAAACGTCTCGCGCAGCGAGCCGAGTGAGCGCTCGAGGCTGGCCCGCTCCCGATCGAAGCGGTTGAGGACCACCACGCGCGGTTGGCCTGTCTCAGATGCAAGGCTCCACACTTTTTCGGTCTGTACCTCGACGCCGGCAACGGCGTCCACGACAACGACGGCCGCCTCGACGACACGCAGCCCGACCGCGGCGTCGCTCAAGAAGTTGCCGAAACCGGGTGTGTCTATGAGGTTGATCCTGGTCTTCTGCCACTCGAGCCAGGCCGGCGTTGCCGAGAGGGTGTGCTGCCGGGCGATCTCTTCCTCGTCGTAGTCCGTGGGCGACGTGCCCTCATCAACCTTGCCCAGCCGATTGACGCTGCCCGCATCGAAGAGCATCGCCGCCGTCAATTGAGTCTTGCCCGCGCCGCCGTGGCCGACCAAGGCGATGTTCCGGATGCTAGGAGCATCGAAGACTTTCATACGCGGCACCCTCCCGCTGGTAACGAGCGTGTGACCTGTCGGGTAAAAGGGGATCGTATGTCAGATGCCGGGCTCGCTCAAGCCGGGGGGAGCTCCTACCTGTTCCTTTTGGCCAACGCCTGCGCTGCCACGAGCCTCGCGCGGGCCTCGTCGACACGCCGGTCTCCCATGGAGCCGCTCCCGGACGGGCTGGCTGTGATATTGCCCCATGCTACCATGTCGTCATTCCTAGGTCTCGGACGACATGGTTGCCCCCCGCTGGAGTTGCGTGGATGTTGCGACTGAAGATGCTGCTGCTTGCCGTCGGATTGGTCGCTGTGATTCAGTCGCCGGCCGCGGCGCAGCCTCGTAACTTCGATCTCGTCGTGTACGGTGGGACAGCTGCCGGTGTGATGAGCGCGGTTTCCGCCGCGCGTGAAGGCGTGCCGCGTGTGGCGCTGCTGGAGCCGCGCGATCATCTCGGCGGCATGGTGTCTGGCGGCCTCGGCTGGACGGACTTCGGACAAAAGGAGGTCGTCGGCGGGTATGCGCTCGAGTACTACGAGCGCGCAGGGAAGAAGTATGGCGTGCCGATTCAGTGGCATCTCGAGCCGCACGTTGCAGAGGAGATCTTCAAAGAGCTGGTCGAGGAGTCGGGCGTCGAGGTCTTCTATCGGCACCGCTTGCGTGAAGGGACCGGCGTGAGAACCGACCGCGGACGAATCGAGTCGATTGTGATGGAAAACGGCACGACGTTCACGGCCAAGATCTTTGCCGATGCGACGTACGAGGGTGATCTCATGGCGCAAGCGGGCGTCTCGTATACGTGGGGCCGCGAAGGCACCGACGAGTACGGGGAATCGCTCGCCGGCGTACGAGACCGCACGCCGAAGCATCAGTTCCAGGTGCAGATCCGTGCCGTTGACGAGGAGGGCGAGTTGCTCCCAGAGGTTTCATCGGAGCGGAAGACGCCCGCAGGCTCACCTGACAAGAAGGTGCAGGCCTACAACTTTCGCGTCTGTATGACGAAGGTTCCAGAGAACCGCGTCCCGTTCCCGAAACCCCGCGAGTACGACCCGAAGCGGTACGAGTTGTTGGCGCTGATGCTGGGAGAGATGGACAAGATCAAGCGGGCAGTGACCGAGAGCGGCGCGGCGGCCGGAGAACCGATCGACGGAGATCCGATGTATCGCCTGAAGCAACCCTGGTCGCTGGCAGACGTCATGAAGCCGGATCCACTGCCCCACGGCAAGACCGATACGAACAACAATGGGGCGTTCTCGACCGACTACATCGGCGGCAACTACGAGTATCCCGACGCTGACTATGCCACGCGCGAACGAATCTGGCAGGCACACGCGGACTACGTCCAGGGTTTCTTCTATTTCCTGCAGAACGACCCCCGGGTGCCGAAGGAGCTGCACGACGAGATGGCCCCATGGGGTTTGTGCAAGGACGAGTTCCTGGATACCGGACACTGGCCGCACCAACTCTACGTGCGCGAAGCGCGGCGGATGATCGGCGAGTACGTGATGTCACAGAAGGACATCCAGCAGGATCTCACCAAGCCGGACGTCATCGGCATGGGCTCTTACAACAGCGATTCCCACAACATTCAACGCATCGTCGACGCCGAAGGCTTCGTCGAGAACGAAGGCGACATGCAGGTGCCGGTCACGCCGTATCAGATTCCCTATCGCCTCATGCTGCCGAAGAAGACGGAGATGACGAACCTTCTCGTGCCCGTGTGCTTCTCGGCGACGCACGTCGCGTATTCAACGCTGCGAATGGAGCCGCAGTACATGATCATCGGCCAGGCGGCCGGCGTGGCGGCCAAGATGGCCGTGGATGCGAATATCCCCGTTCAAGACATCGACACGCGAGCACTCATGAGCACGCTCCGCACGCAGCGCGCGGTGATCGAATGGAAGGAACCCGCGGTGAAGTAGCGATTCGTCCGCGCATGGGGCGAGATGCCATCAAGGATTCGTGTCGTCATCGTCGATGACCACCCCGTGGTCCGCTTCGGGCTGGCGGCGATCATCAACCTACAGCCCGACATGATTGTTGTCGGCGAGGCAGGATCGGGCCAGGAGGCTTGCTCCATCTGTGCGGAAACG
This window encodes:
- a CDS encoding DNA-directed RNA polymerase subunit alpha, with protein sequence MLWKGFQRPKRLEVDRETLTDRFGRFSAQPFERGWGTTIGNALRRVLLSSVEGAAITAVKIDGVQHEFSPIPGVVEDATDIILNLKQVPLKLHGDETKVLYVRADKAGAVLARDIQVDQDVDVLEPDAHIATVADGGHLHMEMRLKKGRGYISADRNFDEDLGIGWIPVDSVHSPVKKVNYLVEAARVGQATDYDSLTLDVWTNGSITPPDAVALAARLLREHLTIFVGIEEDLEEGLDTSGDGASVPHNDILDKSVDELELSVRSYNCLKNANIRTIRELVTKTEAEMLRTKNFGRKSLNEIKEILTSMGLGLGMRLDQPAGQPSE
- the rplQ gene encoding 50S ribosomal protein L17, with the translated sequence MRHRLAHRKLGRLSEHRMALLRSQATALIRHERIETTLPKAKELRPFVERLITIAKRSQNGEKTPAQKLFARRLVLRDLSDRGVVAKLFDTVAPRFEGRPGGYTRILKLGFRRGDGAAIAQLELIGSEYDARPTPEATSAPKRKVGGRLRAAARRLRGGAQSSESGDQPERSPETEASSEDESTRRKSKARATEPSDTPKRARKKEQ
- the rpmJ gene encoding 50S ribosomal protein L36, with protein sequence MKVRASVKRICPKCKVIRRRGVVRIICDNPKHKQRQG
- the fusA gene encoding elongation factor G, with translation MKVFDAPSIRNIALVGHGGAGKTQLTAAMLFDAGSVNRLGKVDEGTSPTDYDEEEIARQHTLSATPAWLEWQKTRINLIDTPGFGNFLSDAAVGLRVVEAAVVVVDAVAGVEVQTEKVWSLASETGQPRVVVLNRFDRERASLERSLGSLRETFGRTIVPVTLPLGEEKQFRGVVNLLTMKALTYETSGDSGTFVEGEIPPELAATAKDAREALVEMVAEADDALMERFFEEGALTDEELVSGLRASVHSGKLVPLFTTSALLNIGIHPLLDALVSLLPSPVDRPFPAVERGSGSTTQVSAAADSPCRIFVWKTVADPFAGRITLFRVVTGTLRADSTLENLTRDTQERVGHLLVPQGKQTTQVSELRAGDLGAVAKLKETQTGDTLAEKSADLMFPSFKWPEPLLSYAVEPKSRADEEKISSALHRLQEEDPTIQSGRDPQTKELLISGQGQMHIEVTVAKLKRRFGVDVNLKLPRIPYLETITAATEAHGRHKKQTGGHGQFGDCKIRVEPLARGEDFAFVNDIFGGAIPRQFIPAVEKGIQDARVKGYLAGYPMVDFRVTLVDGQFHQVDSNELSFKVAGALAFKDAMARARPTLLEPIMNVEVYSPNEYAGDLMGDLNSRRGRISGMEARGTMTVIRAQVPMAEMLTYEQTLTSFTGGRGSYSMAFSHHEEVPAHLRQKVIATAKAERGEVVEEEV
- a CDS encoding FAD-dependent oxidoreductase — its product is MLLLAVGLVAVIQSPAAAQPRNFDLVVYGGTAAGVMSAVSAAREGVPRVALLEPRDHLGGMVSGGLGWTDFGQKEVVGGYALEYYERAGKKYGVPIQWHLEPHVAEEIFKELVEESGVEVFYRHRLREGTGVRTDRGRIESIVMENGTTFTAKIFADATYEGDLMAQAGVSYTWGREGTDEYGESLAGVRDRTPKHQFQVQIRAVDEEGELLPEVSSERKTPAGSPDKKVQAYNFRVCMTKVPENRVPFPKPREYDPKRYELLALMLGEMDKIKRAVTESGAAAGEPIDGDPMYRLKQPWSLADVMKPDPLPHGKTDTNNNGAFSTDYIGGNYEYPDADYATRERIWQAHADYVQGFFYFLQNDPRVPKELHDEMAPWGLCKDEFLDTGHWPHQLYVREARRMIGEYVMSQKDIQQDLTKPDVIGMGSYNSDSHNIQRIVDAEGFVENEGDMQVPVTPYQIPYRLMLPKKTEMTNLLVPVCFSATHVAYSTLRMEPQYMIIGQAAGVAAKMAVDANIPVQDIDTRALMSTLRTQRAVIEWKEPAVK
- a CDS encoding adenylate kinase, with the protein product MLGPPGAGKGTQGERLAREYGVPRIATGDILREAVAAGTDLGRLAKATMEAGQLVGDEVMIEIVRERLSQPDTRRGFVLDGFPRTVGQAEALDALVSTRGVLTVLHIVVPLDELARRVASRRICAQCGANAGPLTPQEAPCAVCGGTLVQRTDDSVDVVRKRLHVFEIETAPLVKYYRPRSTFFEIDGNQSPDHVSAAMRTAIGLASEVSGAARGASYRPSAADHR
- the rpsM gene encoding 30S ribosomal protein S13, whose translation is MARIAGIDLPRQKRVEVGLTYIYGIGRKRSNDILQAAEVSADTRVKDLTEEHVRAISRVIEELAGVEGDLRKEISMNVKRLMEIGCYRGLRHRRSVPVRGQRTHTNARTRKGPRRGAIAKKKTV
- the infA gene encoding translation initiation factor IF-1 — its product is MMEEAAGLPGTIVELLPRRLFRVALDSRQGGSVVAHMTDSVRRNFVRLIEGDRVLVKLSLYDVTKGRIIGRITE
- the rpsD gene encoding 30S ribosomal protein S4 → MARYVGSVCRLCRREGMKLFLKGERCYTDRCAIERRNQPPGQQNRRARRNKLAGYGLQLREKQKVKRIYGVLEGQFRRYFDTAARTRGITGETLLQLLERRLDNVVYRLGFATSRAQARQLVRHGHFVVNGRRVDVPSFSVKAGDVIGMRSRSQKNLFVLHAMEEVKGRGIPEWLAIDGQNFQGRILALPTREQIGLPVQEQLIVELYSK
- the map gene encoding type I methionyl aminopeptidase; translation: MIVCKSPAEIEKLRRANQLVVRILEELHSLVVPGATTQEIDWRAEQLAADAGAEPAFKGYRGFPYTICASVNEQVVHGFPSNRSLAQGDILSIDMGVRLDGYYGDCAVTLPVGRISAETQHLLEVTQQALDAGIAQVRVGRRVSDIGHAVQAHVEAHGYSVVREFVGHGVGTRLHEEPQVPNYGPPGRGPRLAEGMVLAIEPMVNMGKAAVRVLRDGWTAVTVDGSLSAHFEHTIAVTTTGPDILTLLPRPTETRQAPGRRAVLDAVAAVHHRL
- the rpsK gene encoding 30S ribosomal protein S11, with translation MAKAEATHGAAPETGKKPKKKKTFKRRGEKRVVHHGVVHIQASFNNTVVTITDAEGNTVSWSSAGAIGFKGSRKGTPFAATQAAINAVSGAKQVGMRSVEVRIKGPGAGRESAIRALQSAGLDVRSIRDVTPIPHNGCRPPKRRRV